Proteins from a single region of Octopus bimaculoides isolate UCB-OBI-ISO-001 unplaced genomic scaffold, ASM119413v2 Scaffold_67715, whole genome shotgun sequence:
- the LOC106877371 gene encoding uncharacterized protein LOC106877371 yields the protein ILSSLLIRKFSCRKTLFVGGSLQALGFIGSYIVTDNKLLLLTLGLIAGTGCGVCYTAAMVVISYHFDRYLGLASGIAISAQGFGTMMINVIETTVNYYGLRNFYLLLAGYVLQNIVFGALLRTSVHEQNHSKKVKDVSILTGKNNIVYKSDESVNEIKSKSENLTIPSSDPPQNPDGLYQHEIQYDCEEINTKTKQSYQESLGKNSIDKTNGKLDQPSEDPNKEKSTVEIKMKDNFDSQHLQSLEALDIDVNGQPSNTFTKENHLQKSTIVSDCNEKETCFGKYVEILKNFRFIIFILFIFLFSCAESIFYILLPSNFMENGSTKAQVAQIFSFIGIISAFSRFLTGLILNKNILSLTVLFSMPSFLLAICSYFVPYFIHIYWGQLIYCLLFGTFNFTIYALINRICIEIAGVQGTAEAIGIIMLAWGIGSLTGSPVTGKYLIVHIFVLN from the exons gcATACTTTCAAGTCTACTGATCCGTAAATTCAGCTGCCGGAAAACTTTGTTCGTCGGTGGCAGTCTACAAGCGCTCGGTTTCATTGGGTCATATATTGTAACAGACAACAAGTTATTGTTATTGACTCTCGGTCTTATTGCAG gTACTGGATGCGGTGTCTGTTATACAGCTGCCATGGTTGTTATTAGTTACCATTTTGATCGCTATTTGGGACTAGCATCTGGGATTGCTATCAGCGCACAAGGATTTGGGACAATGATGATAAACGTTATTGAAACTACTGTGAATTACTACGGGTTGCGTAACTTTTACTTACTCTTAGCTGGGTATGTCcttcaaaatattgtttttggAGCTCTTTTACGGACGTCTGTGCACGAACAAAACCATAGTAAAAAAGTTAAAGACGTCTCAATACTGACTGGCAAAAACAACATCGTTTACAAATCGGATGAATCAGTCaacgaaataaaatcaaaatctgAGAATTTAACCATCCCCTCCAGTGACCCCCCACAGAATCCAGACGGACTGTATCAACATGAGATTCAATATGACTGCGAAGAAATCAACACTAAAACTAAGCAATCTTACCAAGAAAGCTTGGGTAAAAACAGCATTGATAAAACTAATGGTAAATTAGACCAACCCTCAGAAGATCCAAACAAAGAAAAATCTACtgttgaaattaaaatgaaagacaaTTTCGACTCGCAGCACTTGCAATCTTTAGAAGCCCTAGACATAGATGTAAATGGGCAACCAAGCAACACATTCACTAAAGAAAATCATTTACAGAAATCAACTATAGTTAGCGACTGCAACGAAAAAGAAACCTGTTTCGGAAAATATGTGGAAATTCTGAAGAATTTCAGGTTTATAATATTCATtctattcatctttcttttctcatgCGCCGAAAGTATCTTTTATATTCTGCTTCCATCTAACTTCATGGAAAACGGATCGACAAAAGCACAAGTCGCGCAAATATTCTCTTTCATTGGAATCATTTCTGCATTTAGCCGGTTTCTAACCGGATTAATTCTgaacaaaaacattttatcacTCACTGTTCTATTCTCGATGCCATCATTTTTGCTTGCAATCTGTAGTTACTTCGTGCCTTATTTCATCCATATATATTGGGGCCAGCTTATATACTGTCTTTTGTTTGGTACGTTCAATTTCACTATTTATGCACTTATTAATAGAATATGTATCGAGATTGCCGGTGTACAAGGAACTGCTGAAGCTATTGGC